gtctgatgtctgtataatacagtacagtacactatatagggtactgtactgtattttacttacactttgtctgaacagatctatgcctttagcatagatctgttcagcaccatggacagcaggatgcctgagaaggcatcctgttgccatgggaaccttccccgtctgctcagttgtagccacaactgcgcagacggggaagggtaaggacggggctgtcggggggctgtctgggggctctctccctctcccatcggggggctgcaaaggcacagcagccccctgatgggagagggagggtgctccctgagctgttaacctttttcatacagcggtccgtatggaccgctgtatggaaagggttgaatggctgacatcgcatcaccgatgtcagccgtttataccagggtgtcagcaatgtgctgacaccctggtataccactgtccaccaacgattattcaagaggaggcgggcgggggatcgcgatagaagaaaaagcgatttttctgatatgctaattgagcctcaaggtgcccagaggggcgttattcctctcctctagtgcccagtaacgcccccctgcagtgcccagcctgcctttcttccaagcccagcacgcctcctaagaaataaatttactcccacatccttgccgaacggcgccgccccctccactacgtcatgttatttattcaccccaccatccttgcgtcctcctttcttggcctccgaaatcccgcgcagccgGAGTATACGATACTCTGGCTCCTGAGGCAACAtcgctctgattacgtcactgggctcggcgcatgtccAGTGACACTatagaggctgttgccctcaggagcaggagtatcgtacaggcgcaagcagtcagcgatactgcggctgcgcgggatttcggagacagattccctttaagctcttGCTTTATATTCTCAATTCCTTTTAAATCCATTTCTGGCTTCAGCTGAAATctgcctcccccccaaaaaaaaacctgtgtggcCCTACCCTTACTGTGTTGTTACACAGACACCAttctaaaaatgtattaaaacctCAGAAATCAGACTATACAATTGATTCAACGCTTTGAATTAATTAAATGTTAGACCCAAATCCAGACTCCTAAAATAATTTTAACCCCAGGCCAGATCCCTAAAATAATTCAGATCATAGAGCAGATccctaaataaattcagaccaCAAAGCCCTTAAACTAATCAGAACCAAGAGCTGATCCCTAAATCAAATGATATCCCATATCAGACCTTTAAAATAGAGCCAAGGCTCTAGTAGACAGGCTTAACggttgcagtatagaggcaacaacaagttctttgaatcaaacagttcagtgttttattcacactttaggcaagtgacaaaacaaacagtcatattcaaacaaaaagtcaccttgcggtgttggtggtaattcacaccatgcggcaattctgccccaaagagtccttgctgatggcagcaccaacctgttttcacgccaaacaggtagcaagccttcatccagacacaaggctcccagatcccaacacagagacatggcttctgagcccagctgcctatttaaggacagccaggtgctgccaaaacccggaccgggcaTTTAAAattcggtccggtatttgacctcacctggctgtaaatcagcccagcagaacatgctgggaggaaaatacctgttttaccAAAACAAACCTCTTACTGTGTCACACCCCATATCAGATCCCTTATACAAACTCTGATCAGACCACAAAAACATAGCCCCAACCTGTGGCTCCCCAACTATTATGAAATTAAAAAACACTAGGGGAATGGTCACAGATTAGAGACCACTGCATTAGGCGTATTTCATGTCAGTGTATTGATCAGTATTGGGAATCAGTgattgtgtaacatcccagagttgtgttagtacactcctctaccccactactatcttctaagagcctttataatgtcatcagatataatttacattatgtcttccacaaatgtgcatacaaaTCCATATTAAAAGCAATTGTACATGTAAttagcctggttaccagtagatggcagcaacccattggcaagtacaagttacagtttagtgtatctaaaCTGGAATGGTGTATTCCAGCTTAGGTCCCTCTCTATGGAGAGGTGGGCTGGTCCCATATCCTGTAGCATGGGTTgaaaaggaagttagagttagtgtagccTCCCCCCCTGCTAGGGAAAGGCTGTGTGTTAgtgtccaggagaaccccttcttagggaagacagcaaggacctagtcttgGTTGAGACTtagccatatacccagtctgagcaccttcaggtcTGCTAGATGAGGAAAGCAAAAACTACAgacaaactccagagttccaggaagaaaacatcccctgagaatccatctgtgagataagtccagggacctaggagaagcctattcctcctcagctagtctgtccctatacagcagaaggtaccagataagtgcagaagctaatcctgccacagtcacagagctaccaagcaaatgttttatcctgcaagctccacatttaaagcagaagtactcattcctgccaatgattgctaaaacctgctgggaccaagagaccaaagctgtatactgctgggATGAAAGTTATTTCAAGCAAAACAGCGTTTGAACTTTATCTAAAGGTCTGCACAACAACTATTCTGCCAAGTTTCTCTATtaatcctactatcactacactcaaatttattgcaagtgagccaggagccaggagtccggccatacccaggtaggagacaccgtgacacaactgcCACAAAACTATAGAGACTAAATAGGCcatcacaccactctggcattcctaatctgggaagtgcgttataacaccttggaagggtccTGCAATAGTagcctgcgcatgctgcaattggcggcacgacaaatacagaatattatccacctgaccccGCTACTGCACTAAAAGTGGCATCAGCGAACCCGCTCCTGGTCACTGCAATTGTGGTCCAATACCAGGAGCAGGAAAAGGACACATAACCTATGCAAATATTTCCCATATACCTTATCTCGGCggaggatccactcctggtttttcaAAACAAGCGCTGATCTAAAacagtgatcaaaacactgatggGTGATTAAGGCCTTATACATGATGAATTATTTCATAGGTGGATTAAGCATCTCCACATCATGGTCCTAATGACCAGGTTTATTTTGTGAAATTAAAATTTGCGTCCAATAATTATATGGATGGAATCCACATTTATATTGGTGAGTgtgagtgttaaaggggttatccagaaatTGCTAATGACGACATATTCTCGGGATCAAATTGGTGAGGGTGAAAGTCCtatcacccctgccaatcagctgcttcAGGAAGCCGTTTACCAGACGGGCTCCCGGCAgcttactaagggtactttcacactagcggcaggatggatccgacaggctgttcaccctgtctaatccatcctgccgctatttcgccatgctgCCGGACCGTggctcagtccccattgactatcatgGGTACTGGGGCGGAGCTCCGTCacagcagttcgcggtgagaggccgccggactaaaaactcGGACatacagtacttttagtccggcggcctttcgccgtgcactgctgtgctgtgccggagctccgcccccatccccattatagtcaatggggatggagcggcggtccggcggcatggcgaaatagcggcaaaatggatccgacagggtgaacagcctgtcggattcaTCCtgccgttagtgtgaaagtagcctaagcacagtgccgtacattgtatggcAGCTGTACTTCGttttgcagttcagccccattgacttgatgtATGGTGACTTCATTTGGCCTAGGAAGAGAACACGGCTGATAGGCGGGTGTCCTGAGtgctggacccccactgatctgatattggtgacctatcttgaggattggGCATTGTAATAaattactggataacccctttaaaagagtttTTCAGTTGCCATATCAAGGAATTCTGTGTTAATAGAGTTGGGTATTAGGTTCAGAAGTATTAATTTGGAGGAGCTACAGGGAAACTAAATGCTTACTGCAAGTTTCCCCACATATTGCAGCTGACCACTGGAGGTTCTAACACGAGAAACCTTTGTGTTCAGCTCATTGTCAAAGGATTTTCATAAGTGGAGAGCTTCTTTaagattttgtatttttttttgtgagtAAAATATGTTTAGAAGGTGAAGATAAATGATACCTAATAGACATAACTATCTATTACAGGAAGACATGTGGATTTCTACACTTTGCTTATCAGCCTTGCTTATGGTCCATGTGGTCCAGATTCAGGTATGTGCGCCTTACAAATATATACAGGAATGTAGTTGCATTTTCTTTCCACTTTATTACATTTTCAGCAAGCCTGTAAGAGGGCAGCAGGAGAACGAGGGTGGTAGTGGTTGTGAGAATATGAGTAATGGTATTCATGGTGGTGGTCCTCACTATGGTTCTCCCAGGGCCATGCATGGTTTTGGGAACCATGCTGGTGTTATTTGGGGTGTAGGTGGGGTTTAAGGTGAAGGCCGAGGTGGAGAAGTATAATGCCTTGGCAATGCAGATGTTGGTTTATGCAATGAAGAGGCTAGTTTTAGAGATAACCAATGAACTGGTTTACTACCACCTTTAGCAGTTCACATGTACACCTGCTAGCAGAGATAGGCACAGTGACAGGATAATGACTAccgtcactagtgttgagcgaattgagcttcggatcatagatccaaagtcaatttgtttaaAACTTCATTTTGTTGCTGTACAGAAATCCGTCTCTTTACAGCATTAAAAAGTATGGGCTCCGGCAAGGTCAAATTCATTATCACCAAAGTCTCGCAAGGTGAATAACTTCGACCATCAATTCTAttgcttgaaaaccattttaaaacttgaatcCGAAGTTGGCTTCGGTACTGGCTGGTACATCGGTATGGAAGCTGActttggatccaagttttaaaatggttttcaagtttaaaaatcaaagtcCGAAGTTATTTACCCAAGTCCCACAAGACTTTGGCGATACTGAATTTCCCTCACCAGAGCCCATATATTTGGATGCTGTACAGAGaaggatctccatacagcattaaaacaaagttttgaacaaatcgacttcagatcgaCTTTTGACCCAGAAGGTCAAATATGATGGCAGAAGCCAAAACCATATTCACAAGTCCAATCCAGAAATCAAAAGCCAGAGAAGTCTACAATAATCACAATGAACAGTAGGGGGAGCAAGAGGATGAAAAAATTTACCAGCAGTGGCGCACTGCAGCTGCTAGCCTTCATAGCGAAATAAAGGCAGCTCACGCTGGCGTGCCTGCACTCCGGGTGAAGCTGTTGCCCATGTAATCTGCCATTCTGGAGCCCCGGCATGCTTCCTTATTGACCCAGAGCTCCGATGTCAGCGGGGGCGGGGCTGCATTCCTGGTTCCCCCGGCAaccagatgctgctgccatatggaggtagcagcagccagGGGAACCATGGCACACAGTTCTTATGATACATGTGTCATAGACAGCTTTTCTAAAGCTCTATATAGGGTGTGTAGACAGTACAAAGTCCCCCTTCAGATAACGCATGCAATGTTCCAAACTATGCTAAGAGTTGGAACCTTTCTCACTCTCTGCACCTGTATTTCTACAATAATTTCAGTGGGGTGCGGAGCTCTAACAGATGGCCAGCCTGTCTCTTTTATATGATAAATGATAAAAGCCCTGAAGTTTATTACCCCAACCAACATGCAGGAAAGTCTATAGCTAAATTACATGCATTGGTTTCTCTGACACATTTTCAACACTATCCTTGTACGACTGCTAAACATCCTGTTATATCCAACAGTTCTTTATCTCAGGGGCTGgcactgtattatacagcagtCACTCAGATTTATGATCTTCGCAGTTTAACCTCTTAAAAGCCGCAgtcaatagtgaccacaatatcggAACAATTAGACAGAGGAAGGGAAAGCCCTCTGTCCTACGATAAATGCAATTACGGGGTGCAGAATATTTTGAATACTAgcattttcattatttttattgtagatttgttTGCTAACTATttactgaacatgattatggggcggccatcttACCTGAGCTGCTGTTATCAGCATTTAGATATATGCTTTAGAGCAGCCACCATGGGTcacagacacaatggtcaggaggggcccCATgaccttctatgggagagttttttaggcatgctctgtaacctgtgcagaggtcaggagggagcagaaaagctgtgatatcacctattgtgaatggtgggtcctgtgttatctatacagatgccttatctgtcattgtaattctgtgaTCATGAGAGGACTGCTCAAAAGTGATCAGTGCAAAGCAACTAGTCtatgtccttaagtggttaaatgatAAAAGTGTGACTGTCTATTCCCATCAAAATGGAAAGACCCTGTATATAGATTTTGGAAGCTTCTATCAAACTCAAATGGGTAGCAAACTGTAAGACAAGCTTGTCTGggcaaaataaagaaaattccagtgttaaaaaaaataaatattataatgatttggaatttcagattgtagcaaaataaaaattaaaatggagTAGCTCAACAGGAGCTACATACATTTTAAAGGAGCTCCCTCTAGCTGTGGCTGCAGGTAGTAACCATTTATAAGAAGCAGGGGATTAAAGTTTCATATGAGACACTGGAGCTTTTTCAGTTTACAGATGGAGGGCTGAGAGGTACCTTAAAGCTCTGGTTGTTGCCCGATGGCTAAAGTGGTCTGTCCACCCTTGATATTGACAAGTAAGCAAACGGGATATTATGCTGGAAAATGTCACTAACGCCATGGCTCAAGTCATATCTTGTTGACTTATTGTTGAGTGCTTGGCAAACCATCAAAGGAACTGGGTAGTGTTCTCACTTTACTTAGACGGAGAGTTTACGGAATCAGTTTTAGAAGAAGTCGATGACTAATGACACATGAACTTAATCTTTTCTGATCTGTGTATTACCTGTCAGATAGTAATTGCAACACTCATTTTTATAATTAAGGACTAACACGTGGCAAGCCGGTAAATTATAGGATTATAATTGGCAATTAAACAGCTAAAATTTATAATTTGCCAATGAATATGCTGAGAAAGTCTCATGGAGATTGAGTTTACTTCCTGTTTGTAGTTCTCATGCTCCCAACCTCTTCATATTGCTGGGCCCAGGAAAAATTTTAACTTCTATTTTTCTGCTTTTTCAGGTGGCGGCCAATCTATTGGCCGGTATATCCACTGATAGCCCCGACGTGCAGCAACGTATTGTTGACATCGTAAATGGATACAGAAGGGGTGTTACGCCGACTGCCCAAAACATGGTGAAAGTGGTAAGATTTGTCACTGGCATTGCGTGATTGTGTTGGGATGTACATATGGCCTCCCTCCATTCTCCTGCTTCCTGGTCCTAGTGCATGGAGAGTACATGTAAAAATTTAAAGTTTGCCATAGCCAACCATTAAACAATGTAGCAAACACAAGATGCAAAAGCACTATTCAAACATTGGATAAATGGATTAATTTTTTGCTAATGCCACAattactatataaaaaaaatagaaggcacttttgatcaaaatcatttgtgcccatccaccacaacAAGGTGGCCTCTTTTAGATGGGACTCTACTCTAAAATGATTCAGCTACAGTATATATTCCTCCAATTCAGTGCAGCCTTGGAAAGATGGGTAGTTTATGTGCAAGATCAAAATGGGGCAGCCATACCTCCACATGCTTActgacaaaacaaaaaaataaagttaggCAACACAGCAAATCCAATGAAAAAAAATGCACAGATGAACTCAGCTTTGGTGCCAGAGTGGAGTTTTTTAGGTGTGTGTCCAGGTCAGTGGAGCAGTAAAGAGGAGGCTTGTAAGGGGTTAATAGTCTTCAGACCTTTTTTTGGCCTTTGTGTGGAATATGTGGCTCCCCACTCTAGGATGATAGAAGGAAAGTAGTTGGACACAGATGGAATGTTGCAACAAAAATATTTCCTGGCCTCAACTTTGTCAACAAGCTTGATGGTTACAACAGTTTTACAAGACAAAGAAGGCTTATTGGTTACATTCTTACATGGGGCACCGAGCATATGCTTACAGAAGGTCTCATTGAGAGTATGTTTTTTAATAGTGGCAACAGTTGCAATAGAAGTCCTGTCTTTTTAAAAGGCAACAGTTTACTGTATCCCTTGGCTTGGGATGCCGCCAACTTCCCTGGACACTGACAATCTGGTTGGAGCCTCCTCAAGAGGACAGTGGTGAATATGACTAACTGCAGTATCTCCTTCCACCTGGTGCAGTCTTGTACAATGTAGACATTCTTAAACAGACATTCCCCTGTGCACACTCTATTCTCTTTCATGCAGTTGAGGTATCTATCTCCTCaagacacaaagcattgtactCAGTTTTGTACCTAGTATTGCTCACAGTTGGTCAATTCAACAAGGCACACTTGGCAGCAGGCTTACAAGCTCTATCTGCTATCAGTATGCagaggcttacatttagaccagcgGTGGATACGCCAAAGGACTTAGTTAGAGGATTTTTACTGAAATTGTAAAAATTGTCAAGTATTGGTAAGTCAATTTGAGCAAATACAACATAATTACCAGACTTTGTCTAGAGATCTGAATTCCGATTTACTAATATTTGGTCAGTTTGTACTGTCAGATTTTATACTACAATAAAGTGCATTTTATGCCATtgcctttttcttctttttttaagtCATGGAGCAAGGAAGCTGCAAAGACTGCCTTAAAGTGGGCCCAAACCTGTTCCTTCAAACACAGCGATCCGTCGGAAAGAGAGATGAAAGGTGACTATGACAATAATCTATGCACTGGAACTATTGAGCATCCATAAGGCatctccaataaaaaaaaaaaaaaaaaaaaaaaaatatatatatatattacctggTTTTAAAAATTTGAGAAAGTGCAAATGTTTAACCACCTAATATACAAGATTAGGGGCATGAGTAATGCTTAATTTCACAATAAGAAAGGTTAGAAAATAGAAATTAGTGAATTAAATTTAGTTAGAGATTTGCTAAAAAATCAGGTTTCCTATTTATCCAGATTTTTggtccaaaataaaaaataactattaCCTACCCGTTAAATCACtcgcagctccactgccacagttTCAATGGTCCATCCCCTTCAGTCCTACAGCAATAATGTCATGTACAGCaatcatgtgaccactgcagccagtcactgacctTAGGGGTCATGTGCCATACCTGCAAGCATCACTGCTGAGGCTAGTAACTAGATGCAGCATTCACATGAATGACGTATGCAAGGTCATCGCGATGTAGGAGCTGCAAGAACCACCTAAGGGGAATTTAAAGGGTAAGTATTATTATTTCGTGCTTGACAAACATTTCTGAAAACATCCTGGAAAGTGCCTTTATAGAAAGTGGTATTCAAGATAAGCAACAGGGGTAATGTTCTTCAAACAGACAAGATTTTCCATTAAGAAGCTATAGATTACCCAGCAGGTTCTGCATGGGTGGGGCCTTCATTGTGATTGGTAGGAAGTACCACTttcttttccgtcctgcataacgaAAACCAGACAGATCTGTTCTGCTGGCCCACAGACCTCACAGATCAAAacaaaatgcctctaaaggtttccattttgaattctgttttatgaattccattattttccgttataacggaatgcaataacggaattcataacgccGATCTTAACCCGCCATTATTGGTATTGCAtcacatatcttagtttatggctgatgtaggaataagtaaatgtaggataaCATAAATAATTcctgatgcagaataagtcttcctgcactctcccttcactctccctctccaatattcttctattaacacTGTTCTTAGCTCATGTCTCTCTctaagctcagctcacaggacaatgacgGAGACCacgcgggatgagggttttataggcctgtgacatcacagggggtggCTATCTGTGGATCTGATGGCTGCCCAGCATTATGAGTGATCTTGCGTTCCCGGTCTTTTCTCCTCTATACTTAGTTTTGCTTTCTAAcacatgcagccgccattttaggaaaacctgatttgttaTCAAGAACACTAGTTTTAAGCACTTACATTTCAccatcacatatacagtatctgctGCCAATAGTGCCATGTAGTGCTACACAGTAGAAAATAATACATTACCAGATAATTTCATAGTCTATAGGTAAATTCATAACAGGGTGCTAGGGAAGAAACCTAGAATGGGATGAGTGTGTGTGGGCTTTGGGGTGCGGGGTCCCTAATTAATGGAGGCTTTAGCCTCTACGGAATTGTCTCTTTTGCCCATGTTACAGTCCAGAAATCCCAATGGTAAACATTATATTATCCACTATCCTCTAGATTGCGGCTGTGGGGAAAACCTTTACATGTCCTCAGACGCAGACAGCTGGGAGAAAGCATTTAAAGCACTCTATGACGAAGTAAATAATTTTGTGTTTGGAAAAGGACAAAAGAAAAGGGGCGACGTCATTGGACACTACACCCAGGTACCATGGATTTTCCTATATCTATTTTCTTATCTGTAGAAAACTAATCACAGTGTTGTTCTTAAACTGCAAATTTGGGGATCTTTTGGAATTTCCACACTTGAAATGGCTGAGAACATGGAGCCAAAGATGATAACTATTGTACTAGACTGAAATCAACTAGTCACAATTTAGAATGTTCAACTGTTTAGTGTGAGAAATCACCCTTTCTTTTAGCTAGCAGCACATAGCCTAGTTTCCAGTGGTGGCATAACATTGAGATCTACTAGTCCCAGATCTGAGGTCTACAGTACCTGTAGATTACCATCTACTGTATCGCCACCACTGGTGTAAGCTCATTTCTGACCACAATAGGTCTGAAAACCTGACAGTATGTAAAATGGGGTATCTCAGCAGGCTCTTTCTAAGCTTAGACAGTCATACATTTCATCTGTTCTTCTGCCACCCAGAAGACTCTCATTCCCTGAAACAATCCTAGCACCACATAGACAGTGATGCCACAGGGTGCCAcgacctgacaattctctgccaaaaatgtgatccACTCAAATGGATCTTCTTATGAGACATTTATGGCGATTTGATAAGATATGTTTTAAATGTCCAAAAGCTGTTGGACCGGTCTCTGGGATCTGTTCCTATCTCAAGAAAGGGTTCACACCACACATGCGCTATGTCCTGTCCATTCACTGTTATTGGATAGTCAAATCAGTGCTTGTGCTCCAGTAACTTCATGGCCCCATTCTTGactgtcagacatttatggcatacacTATCAATATGCGATAAATGTTCCATATAGAAACACCCCTTTTAAAGGAACCAGACTGGAGAGCCACTGTGAGAGTGACTTCCACTTTGGAAGACTCAGGCTGTCCTTGTATTAGATGGACAGACATTCATCTGAATTgttatcattagagatgagcgaatcgaatcccacgaagtggaattcaatccaaatttcaagaTAAATTCGATAagtctagaagccgaatttcctcgtgcttcgtgttagcgaatcgatttaccctgaaatagtgtaaaaaacaaaaaaatatcatatcacttacctcctccatttgctcgagaCGGCCGCCAGCCACCATCTAGAttgagatctcggccgaaatcctgtgcgtggaGACCGCGCAATATTgtgctccagatcttcaagcaagatggcggcggccggcccgttgcgagcaaatggaggcagtaagcttgacgtaatttttttaaatgttaatttcacactgtttttacactcagatgccgcaatcgtgTATGaaagtggcatctgaggggtacaatgacgggaggcggcgctatcgcagctccctgtcattgcagccgctacttacaaaaaaagtaattagtcacaaagcaaattttttttttttttaattcggcaAAATCAGCAGAATTTACCTTttcagaaattcgctcatctctagttatcataCAGTATTATCTACATTTTCTGGCAGCTGCCACCTTAGGGGAAATGTCTGGATGGTTGCAGCTTTCCCTGATAGAAGTTGGCAGCTGTTTGGGAGAAACACTTCTCAGttctctaaaataaaaaataaaaaattatagatgATGATGACAATGATGATAGTATTTTTAGTTGTGATAATAATAGCGATAATTATGATGAAAATTATGATAATTTGGATGATGAAAAAATGTTGATGAGCGTAATGATGATGTTGATAGAGATGGTGAATAGTGAGAATGATGAGGATGGTGTTGAAGATTATGATAAACGTTGATGAAGATGCTGAAAATGAAGATCATAATAACAAAAAAGGTCAATGGATTATGATGACAGTGATGGTGATGGAGCTGATTGTTAGGTAGGCAGTTTACGTCCACCACTGCTATGCTACTCACCGTGGTACCCGGTGTTCTTCTGCAAACTGCTGTATCCATTGCTCCAGTCTCTgttcccttaggctgggttcacacctgagcgttttacagcgcgttcctacgcgctgtaaaacgctcaacaggcaagaaccaatagtTCCctttgggcatggttctcacctgagcgttttacagcgcgtacgaacgcgctgtaaaacgccctacgcctcaagaagtacaggagcttctttggggcgtaatgtcgcgcgttcccgtacatagacttccgggaacgcgcgacaatgggagtTTGCTTGTTTCCGGAGCCGCGTatgtaaacgcccgataaaatcgtGCATACAGAGCGCAACAGagtacgctcaagtgtgaacccagcgttagggCACGTGACCATCTGTGACCTCTTAAAGGG
The sequence above is a segment of the Bufo bufo chromosome 4, aBufBuf1.1, whole genome shotgun sequence genome. Coding sequences within it:
- the LOC120997227 gene encoding cysteine-rich venom protein pseudechetoxin-like, which translates into the protein MWISTLCLSALLMVHVVQIQVAANLLAGISTDSPDVQQRIVDIVNGYRRGVTPTAQNMVKVSWSKEAAKTALKWAQTCSFKHSDPSEREMKDCGCGENLYMSSDADSWEKAFKALYDEVNNFVFGKGQKKRGDVIGHYTQLVWYNSHMIGCAVAPCANSKYNYFFVCHHCPPGNVGSLSFPYTSGPKCGHCPNNCDGGLCTNPCQKYNDYSNCPDMKQYCSYPQIGDKCKASCICKTEII